Proteins co-encoded in one Saprospira grandis genomic window:
- a CDS encoding sensor histidine kinase produces MNQRSINILLYLVMAYILLAGSWWAYLLQTKTEAVWSAQQAEIQAIHPDVSKQQLQALPSFQAAQSHYHRQRMMIMGEGLVFLSLLLLGVYKIVQSQRKQWALAQQQQNFLLSITHELKSPIASVQLILETFQKRQLSPEQIQRLSKNALQDNQRLHKLVQDLLLAARVEGGHQYIFECLDLKQLLQEVIQWVQPRFPKEIRFIYDDQLDCMPQGDRSMLQSAFHNLLDNALKYAGQSPFLSVELRQKKDHYLIEFKDQGPGIPKTERQAIFQKFYRIGDERTRKSKGTGLGLYILQKVVAAHHGQIQIRENQPQGSIFSIKLPIK; encoded by the coding sequence ATGAATCAACGTTCTATCAATATTTTGCTCTATTTGGTCATGGCCTATATCCTATTAGCAGGCAGTTGGTGGGCCTATTTGTTGCAAACAAAAACGGAGGCCGTTTGGAGCGCACAACAAGCAGAAATCCAAGCCATTCACCCAGATGTTAGCAAACAGCAGTTGCAAGCTTTGCCTAGTTTTCAGGCGGCCCAAAGCCATTACCATCGCCAACGGATGATGATTATGGGCGAAGGGCTGGTTTTTCTCTCCCTCCTCCTTCTCGGCGTCTACAAAATTGTGCAAAGCCAACGCAAACAATGGGCGCTGGCCCAACAACAACAAAATTTCTTGCTTTCTATTACGCATGAGCTCAAATCGCCCATCGCCTCGGTCCAATTGATTCTAGAAACTTTTCAAAAGCGCCAACTTAGCCCCGAGCAAATCCAACGCCTGAGCAAAAATGCCCTGCAAGATAACCAAAGACTCCACAAGCTGGTCCAAGATCTCTTGCTGGCCGCCCGGGTAGAAGGCGGCCACCAATATATTTTCGAATGCCTCGATCTCAAACAATTGCTCCAAGAGGTCATCCAATGGGTGCAGCCCCGCTTCCCCAAGGAAATTCGATTTATCTATGATGATCAACTAGATTGTATGCCCCAAGGCGACCGCAGTATGCTGCAATCTGCCTTTCATAATTTGCTCGATAATGCCCTGAAATACGCTGGCCAAAGCCCCTTTTTATCCGTGGAGCTGCGCCAAAAAAAAGACCATTATCTGATCGAATTTAAGGACCAAGGGCCCGGCATTCCCAAAACCGAACGCCAAGCCATTTTTCAAAAGTTTTATCGCATTGGCGATGAACGCACCCGCAAAAGCAAGGGCACCGGCCTGGGCCTCTATATTCTCCAAAAAGTGGTGGCCGCCCATCATGGCCAAATCCAAATCCGAGAGA
- a CDS encoding T9SS type A sorting domain-containing protein has translation MKQTLLFFFALFIMGPVLYAQGTVTMNNISHPGAIFEVCPGDAVVFNYTNLIYWPDYFYVEHTDGTNSAVIIREGDLYQGNFSATDSEAEEDIDDLTGDLGGPTGQTRRDGSGDVNALFVSGATQSAAIPKNGSIPFTIPSDMKSCKIVFYEHDENGFGGGDIAAPIDSFFLIVVRPELDIVGLANTICSRDTIPIQLSPSPSSGFPTGTSLTVQDGGGGPVTGAYLQSPSAQPAYIGASHDLIPDGLNAGTTPLTQNLASRDIRLRYVYTPYMATTAATCNAITYTTSTRIYNNSIDSVRLAPLTNNSDTVPISISSSDPTYFASLINSNPPIPVSYSGVYVLNDRFLGATADSGRYEIGILYNNNGCTALLSDTAEILDVPPRVLPETHCRLDPPLVFGRDTTTFPWDPSWVGPNASASNTRTTQSREYVMTVSANPSSALTTLNGTAGQEEYSLSPAPGIDSVTVTISYYRETRSQTYNSSTNTVSSTSPDQQLVVRYEEVVYVVDPPEVAIDSTIAENYCNYETFVNLGGSSPANGVHYITARNGNAANTSTTLGSIFNPNAIYTASNETTDVNYYLIYEAGQGNCAARDTANVRILGDVALAISGRNSSSLGNQNNRYCTNGGVDLLSGIPSPASYNSLDSLIASQANFSGPGIVGNGPLFNPAASGTGPKTITFTYISQYGCVSSLDSTFTVNLAPIAGLETDEADTTYCADDTIGILTGTPSGGAYSGPTISGPTDDQFNPSVVYSPILPNTPGYVNYAYVYQDPTTLCKDTVEIEVTINPLPSSNFSMASYHFCQADEPQELFGLPTGGRYFFGDTSATAGIIHGALINGQYWPNPNYSDSTRYPALVRDTIIYETEALTCTARDTQIVNIHPHPEYSFFATHDTQGLPADATADACFGRDTLFFYPNLLTGNVLNYSGPGVLFEKEFMISNIAGVGTHQIQAVFQDTSNVFVSCLDTAWASFNVHSLPNVKLSADNSCSSDSVLFEIDNDSMNLVGTIPGTTTLYDSITTAVWNMGDGNSFAASYDNNNQFPTFNYQYSSPGIFEASLFVENNNYCSDSDTIRVLVLPNEQPNALVPYSEDFDASANGWVEEAEGQAQSSNLWEWGMPADLDIAQDHGQVWITRTDSTYGPDESGWVYSPCIDLTALERPMLKLDFFNETDEGNDGTVIEYFNPQTEKWLPLGNVNRGINWYNQAVVAGRPGVQDLAPKGWSGISNGWQDARYTLDAFRNFENFRFRVAFGAIGASQTPLRGFAFDNVWIGNRERNVLLEHFSNAGVVNMDPINQYVYNLVYRTPAVRDVILLQINNEDPAFDPMNSLNRDDPSARTSIYGIDGVSAKAVVDGRRYSNNPPNSADLRQEDFETDMLEDARFDIRLEPIAFIGNNNLQINATLIAKDTLAAADYDLQLVVTEDSAVYFSNGVNFHTHSLLRKMLPDAAGTRFSQSWLPGDSVQLSEVWTYNPNNIDTAHLEAIAFVQEDAPTSRTIYQAVRTRDITEYVNALSTTELAEAQAEAHQINTALLSPNPAVNYTQLLFAQPLSQDFQWSLIDLQGRVLAQGQLEAGSQSARFDLHDLPAAPYFLQIGNANFKTTKKFTVIRP, from the coding sequence ATGAAGCAAACATTACTATTCTTTTTTGCCTTATTTATAATGGGGCCTGTTCTCTATGCCCAAGGAACAGTGACGATGAATAACATCAGTCATCCTGGGGCCATATTTGAGGTTTGTCCCGGAGATGCGGTGGTTTTTAATTATACCAACTTAATCTATTGGCCAGACTACTTTTATGTAGAGCATACCGATGGGACCAATTCGGCAGTGATTATTAGAGAGGGCGATTTGTATCAGGGCAATTTTTCTGCAACAGATAGTGAGGCAGAAGAAGATATTGACGATTTGACGGGAGATTTGGGAGGACCCACTGGCCAAACAAGAAGAGATGGGAGTGGAGATGTGAATGCCCTCTTTGTTTCTGGGGCCACTCAAAGTGCGGCTATTCCAAAAAATGGGAGCATCCCCTTTACGATTCCCTCTGACATGAAATCTTGTAAGATTGTCTTTTATGAGCATGATGAGAATGGATTTGGCGGAGGTGATATTGCTGCTCCTATTGATAGTTTTTTCCTCATTGTGGTTCGGCCCGAGCTAGACATTGTGGGTTTGGCCAACACTATTTGTTCTAGAGACACTATTCCAATTCAGTTGAGTCCAAGTCCGAGCAGTGGTTTTCCTACGGGCACCTCACTAACGGTACAGGATGGAGGCGGAGGCCCGGTAACGGGGGCCTATTTGCAAAGCCCTTCGGCGCAACCTGCTTATATTGGGGCTAGCCATGACCTTATTCCAGATGGCTTGAATGCTGGTACGACGCCACTCACGCAAAACTTGGCCAGCCGGGATATACGTCTGCGCTATGTGTATACGCCCTATATGGCCACTACAGCGGCCACTTGTAATGCTATTACCTATACGACTAGCACAAGAATTTACAACAATAGTATTGACTCTGTTCGTTTGGCTCCATTGACTAACAACTCGGATACCGTACCGATTAGCATTAGCTCCAGTGATCCTACCTATTTTGCGAGCTTGATTAACTCTAATCCTCCTATTCCGGTCAGTTATTCTGGTGTTTATGTATTAAACGATCGTTTTTTGGGGGCTACTGCAGATTCTGGTCGTTATGAAATTGGTATTTTGTACAATAATAATGGTTGTACGGCCCTGCTATCGGATACCGCAGAGATTCTAGATGTTCCTCCTCGTGTATTGCCAGAGACGCATTGTCGTTTGGATCCGCCCTTAGTTTTTGGTCGAGATACAACGACCTTTCCTTGGGATCCTAGCTGGGTTGGTCCCAACGCTAGCGCCTCAAATACACGAACCACACAGAGTCGAGAGTATGTGATGACCGTGTCGGCCAACCCTTCCTCTGCTTTAACGACCCTAAACGGAACAGCAGGGCAGGAGGAGTACTCCTTGTCTCCTGCTCCGGGGATAGATAGTGTAACGGTGACCATTTCTTATTATCGAGAAACAAGATCTCAGACTTACAACTCTTCTACGAATACCGTTTCTAGTACTTCTCCAGATCAGCAATTGGTTGTGCGCTATGAAGAGGTAGTTTATGTAGTGGACCCGCCCGAAGTGGCTATAGATTCTACAATTGCAGAGAATTACTGTAATTATGAAACCTTTGTCAATTTAGGTGGCTCTAGCCCCGCTAATGGAGTACATTATATTACCGCCAGAAACGGAAATGCAGCCAATACTTCCACTACGCTAGGGTCTATTTTTAACCCTAATGCAATTTATACGGCTAGTAATGAGACCACTGATGTTAACTACTACCTCATTTATGAGGCGGGACAAGGAAACTGTGCGGCTAGAGATACCGCTAATGTCCGCATCCTTGGAGATGTAGCCCTAGCCATTTCTGGCCGAAACTCTAGCTCTTTGGGTAACCAAAACAACCGCTATTGCACCAATGGTGGCGTAGATCTGCTTTCGGGGATACCTTCTCCCGCCTCCTATAATTCGCTAGATTCTTTGATTGCTTCTCAGGCCAACTTTAGCGGACCTGGTATTGTAGGTAATGGACCACTTTTTAATCCTGCTGCATCAGGAACAGGACCAAAAACAATTACCTTCACTTATATTAGCCAGTATGGTTGTGTTTCTTCTTTAGATTCTACCTTTACGGTGAATTTGGCGCCTATTGCCGGACTAGAAACCGATGAAGCCGATACCACCTATTGTGCCGATGATACAATCGGTATTTTAACGGGAACTCCCTCCGGTGGGGCTTATTCTGGACCAACGATTTCTGGACCAACAGATGATCAGTTTAATCCCTCGGTGGTCTATAGTCCCATTTTGCCGAATACCCCTGGTTATGTCAATTATGCCTATGTTTATCAAGATCCTACTACCCTTTGTAAGGATACGGTAGAAATTGAAGTGACGATTAACCCGCTACCTAGCTCCAACTTCAGTATGGCGAGCTATCATTTCTGCCAAGCCGATGAACCGCAAGAGCTCTTTGGCTTGCCCACCGGTGGGCGCTATTTCTTTGGGGATACTTCTGCCACGGCAGGAATTATTCATGGGGCCCTTATCAATGGACAATATTGGCCCAATCCGAACTACTCGGATAGTACACGCTATCCCGCTTTGGTCCGAGATACCATTATCTATGAAACGGAAGCGCTTACTTGTACTGCCCGAGATACTCAAATTGTCAATATTCATCCGCATCCAGAGTATAGCTTTTTTGCCACTCATGACACTCAAGGTCTGCCCGCAGATGCTACAGCAGATGCTTGCTTTGGCCGAGATACGCTCTTTTTCTATCCCAATTTGCTCACTGGAAATGTCTTGAATTATAGCGGTCCCGGTGTGCTCTTTGAAAAAGAGTTTATGATTTCTAATATTGCAGGAGTGGGTACGCACCAGATTCAGGCGGTTTTCCAAGATACTAGCAATGTCTTTGTTTCTTGTCTGGATACCGCTTGGGCTAGCTTTAATGTGCATAGTTTGCCTAATGTAAAACTGAGCGCAGATAATAGCTGCTCTAGCGATTCCGTCCTCTTTGAGATCGATAATGATAGTATGAATTTGGTCGGAACAATTCCTGGAACCACCACCCTTTACGATTCTATCACTACCGCGGTTTGGAATATGGGCGATGGCAACAGCTTTGCCGCTAGCTATGATAATAATAATCAGTTTCCAACTTTTAATTATCAGTATAGTAGTCCTGGCATTTTTGAGGCCTCGCTCTTTGTCGAAAATAATAACTATTGCAGCGATTCGGATACTATTCGGGTCTTAGTTTTGCCCAATGAACAGCCCAATGCGCTAGTTCCTTATAGTGAAGACTTTGATGCTAGCGCCAATGGTTGGGTTGAAGAGGCCGAAGGCCAAGCCCAATCGAGTAACCTCTGGGAGTGGGGTATGCCCGCCGATCTAGATATTGCTCAGGATCATGGCCAAGTTTGGATCACCCGAACAGATAGTACCTATGGCCCAGATGAAAGTGGTTGGGTGTATAGCCCTTGTATCGACCTAACCGCCCTCGAACGTCCCATGCTCAAACTGGATTTCTTTAATGAAACCGATGAAGGTAATGACGGAACGGTGATCGAATATTTTAATCCCCAAACAGAGAAATGGTTGCCCTTAGGAAATGTCAACCGAGGCATCAATTGGTATAATCAGGCGGTAGTAGCTGGCCGTCCTGGGGTACAAGATTTAGCCCCTAAAGGCTGGTCTGGCATAAGTAATGGCTGGCAAGATGCCCGCTATACCCTAGATGCTTTCCGCAACTTTGAGAATTTCCGCTTTAGAGTGGCCTTTGGCGCTATCGGGGCCTCACAAACGCCTCTTCGTGGCTTTGCCTTCGATAATGTTTGGATCGGGAACCGAGAACGCAATGTACTGCTCGAGCATTTCTCTAATGCTGGGGTGGTCAATATGGACCCAATCAACCAATATGTTTATAATCTGGTCTATCGTACGCCTGCCGTTCGAGATGTGATTTTACTACAAATCAATAATGAAGACCCCGCTTTTGACCCCATGAACAGCCTGAACCGAGACGATCCCTCGGCCAGAACCTCTATTTATGGTATTGATGGCGTAAGCGCTAAGGCGGTAGTCGATGGTCGCCGCTATAGCAACAATCCACCCAATTCTGCCGATTTGAGACAGGAGGATTTTGAAACGGACATGCTAGAAGATGCTCGTTTTGATATTCGTCTCGAGCCGATTGCCTTTATTGGGAATAATAATCTGCAAATCAATGCGACCCTAATCGCTAAGGATACCCTGGCCGCTGCAGATTATGATTTGCAGCTAGTGGTGACCGAAGATTCAGCCGTATATTTTTCTAATGGGGTAAATTTCCATACGCACTCTTTGCTCCGCAAGATGTTGCCCGATGCCGCAGGAACCCGCTTTAGCCAATCTTGGCTGCCTGGCGATAGCGTTCAGCTTTCGGAGGTTTGGACCTACAACCCCAATAATATCGATACGGCTCATCTGGAGGCCATTGCCTTTGTGCAGGAGGATGCCCCCACTAGCCGAACGATTTATCAGGCGGTGAGGACCCGAGATATTACCGAATATGTGAATGCCTTGAGCACTACTGAACTAGCCGAGGCGCAGGCCGAAGCTCATCAGATCAATACGGCTTTGCTTTCGCCAAATCCTGCGGTAAATTATACGCAGTTGTTGTTTGCGCAGCCGCTCAGCCAAGATTTTCAGTGGTCCTTAATCGACTTGCAGGGAAGAGTATTGGCCCAAGGCCAGCTAGAGGCAGGCAGCCAAAGCGCTCGCTTCGATCTGCATGATTTACCCGCAGCTCCTTATTTCTTGCAAATTGGCAATGCCAATTTTAAAACCACCAAGAAGTTTACGGTAATTCGGCCCTAA
- a CDS encoding tetratricopeptide repeat protein, with the protein MRTIFLSLFLALSCGLSAQVQLSPQAEKDYKLGKDYFFKADYRAALNEFQEGKKQAEAENRDLFQLEIAHCHLRLKEYEKAEKAFKPLIKKGGRLLPSAFQSLSSLYIDQKETKKLKRLTDKAVRLQGEQIAFLRNYFYLASLEKDQKAQQKYLEKICALPQATGGDFIQLAQLAQQENEVELAVMAASYGLVREPRSSYKKAALQILEQQLMGPNWTNYCEIAQKAAQAKQQPDFGLDFSPLQTAAPTSEQFELIVPLRAAQLLKDSSQALYAANPSQQLSELISLSWLFLGQHPRAKYWEKTKLYQNVYQEFLEKVKVPQKRKLFSHLALVGREEGLHNLLSKKDLVEMMKAK; encoded by the coding sequence ATGAGAACAATTTTTCTATCTCTTTTTTTGGCCCTAAGCTGCGGATTAAGCGCACAGGTCCAACTTAGTCCACAAGCCGAAAAGGACTACAAACTGGGCAAAGATTACTTCTTTAAAGCCGATTATCGGGCCGCCCTCAATGAATTTCAGGAAGGGAAAAAACAGGCGGAAGCCGAAAACCGCGATCTCTTTCAGCTAGAAATTGCACATTGTCATTTGCGCCTCAAAGAATATGAAAAGGCCGAAAAAGCCTTTAAGCCGCTCATCAAAAAGGGGGGGCGTTTGCTGCCCTCTGCATTTCAGTCGCTATCAAGTTTGTACATTGACCAAAAAGAGACAAAAAAGCTCAAGCGCCTAACCGACAAGGCCGTTCGTTTGCAAGGCGAGCAGATCGCTTTTTTGCGCAATTATTTTTATTTGGCCAGTTTGGAAAAGGACCAAAAAGCTCAGCAAAAGTACCTAGAAAAAATCTGTGCGCTGCCTCAGGCCACAGGAGGAGATTTTATTCAATTGGCCCAATTGGCCCAGCAAGAAAATGAGGTGGAACTGGCTGTTATGGCCGCCAGTTATGGCCTCGTTAGAGAGCCCAGAAGTAGCTATAAAAAAGCCGCTTTGCAAATTTTGGAGCAGCAGCTTATGGGACCCAATTGGACCAACTATTGCGAAATTGCCCAAAAAGCCGCTCAGGCAAAACAACAGCCCGATTTTGGCCTCGATTTTTCGCCCCTGCAAACCGCTGCCCCCACTTCCGAGCAGTTTGAGCTGATTGTTCCATTGCGGGCCGCTCAATTGCTAAAAGATAGCAGCCAAGCTCTTTATGCGGCCAATCCAAGCCAGCAACTTAGCGAGCTCATTAGCTTGAGTTGGTTGTTTTTGGGCCAGCATCCTCGGGCAAAATATTGGGAAAAAACGAAGCTCTACCAAAATGTTTATCAAGAGTTTCTAGAAAAAGTAAAAGTACCCCAAAAGCGAAAACTATTTAGTCATTTAGCTTTGGTTGGTCGAGAGGAAGGACTACATAACTTACTCTCTAAGAAAGATTTGGTCGAGATGATGAAGGCCAAATAA
- a CDS encoding ion transporter, whose protein sequence is MSVSTNKKSLRRHIFDVIDLEQEESSLPARIFETSITILIILSILAIIAESFINYRYEGNIIDWIERSQQNTIISHYFSLFENTTLVIFTAEFFLRLFTADFKYPEEKSFRAAAWRFFKSSGGLIDFLAISPFLFQLAHVDFRFLRALKISRLLRVLKLSSLTRSIVIVGDVFIDKRNELGITLFVTFVMLLVSSTLMWYVEGNVQPRAFPNIIATFWWAIATLTTVGYGDVFPITSAGKLLSGIIAILGIGIVALPAGILSSAFIERLERDPNMSLEQPKDGEEPRQTAPTPESAPVLAQTANDCSDQFGQKFKFCPYCGQALDQNGQHLHQ, encoded by the coding sequence ATGAGCGTATCTACTAATAAAAAAAGCCTGCGGCGGCATATTTTCGATGTTATTGACCTCGAACAAGAGGAGTCGAGTTTGCCCGCTAGGATCTTTGAGACCAGCATTACTATTCTCATTATCCTGAGTATTTTGGCCATTATTGCGGAGTCTTTTATTAACTACCGCTATGAGGGAAATATCATAGACTGGATCGAGAGAAGCCAGCAAAACACAATCATTAGTCACTATTTTTCGCTTTTTGAGAATACGACTTTGGTCATTTTTACGGCCGAGTTTTTTCTTCGTTTGTTTACTGCAGATTTTAAATATCCCGAAGAGAAATCTTTTCGCGCTGCGGCCTGGCGCTTTTTTAAATCTAGTGGGGGCCTCATTGATTTTTTGGCCATTTCGCCTTTTCTTTTCCAGTTGGCCCATGTCGATTTCCGCTTTCTTCGGGCGCTCAAAATTTCTCGTTTGCTGCGGGTGCTCAAACTCAGCTCCCTCACTCGATCTATTGTTATTGTGGGCGATGTTTTTATCGACAAGCGCAACGAGCTGGGCATTACGCTCTTTGTTACTTTCGTGATGCTCTTGGTCTCTTCTACCCTGATGTGGTATGTGGAAGGAAATGTCCAACCCAGGGCTTTTCCCAATATTATTGCCACCTTCTGGTGGGCTATTGCTACCCTAACCACCGTGGGCTATGGCGATGTTTTTCCCATTACTTCTGCAGGCAAGTTGCTTTCGGGCATTATCGCTATTTTGGGCATTGGTATTGTGGCCCTGCCGGCGGGTATTCTTTCTTCGGCCTTTATTGAGCGCCTAGAGCGCGATCCCAATATGAGCCTAGAGCAGCCAAAGGATGGCGAAGAGCCTCGCCAAACTGCGCCCACTCCTGAATCCGCTCCTGTTTTGGCCCAAACGGCCAATGATTGTAGTGATCAGTTTGGTCAAAAATTTAAATTTTGTCCTTATTGTGGCCAAGCCCTAGACCAAAACGGGCAGCATCTTCATCAGTAG